In one window of Drosophila ananassae strain 14024-0371.13 chromosome XR, ASM1763931v2, whole genome shotgun sequence DNA:
- the LOC6505061 gene encoding zinc metalloproteinase nas-7, translating to MPPPRSPRIASCPASSSSVLLLVLWILALTLTLTWAGSDPGLETETETKTEAPVPLLKKVKFRTQVPPKPRWGANMQMLRRHNSPAFDFWTEDSDSNIWEHCGLFEGDIMLHRELLRNGLLNERLSWPDATVPFYIDPQDFDANQTMVILKGFKEYHDRTCIRFRPYEKGDKHWLMIKGNYSGCWSSVGRRQGGQVLNLNTPKCVTHGVVVHELLHALGFYHQQSATERDEYVKINWENILDGHAHNFNKYARTHITNFGVEYDYQSVMHYSSRAFSKNGKATIEPLDPYASLGQRRGLSDKDVSKLNEMYEQDCNSEGLLLNFDRFGSYLDDLLDYFQGNIQDLFG from the exons ATGCCACCGCCTAGAAGTCCCCGGATCGCCTCCTGCCCAGCCTCCTCCTCATCTGTCCTGCTCCTAGTGCTCTGGATACTGGCTCTGACCTTGACCCTGACATGGGCCGGCAGTGACCCCGGCttggaaacggaaacggaaacgaaGACAGAGGCGCCAGTTCCTCTTCTGAAAAAAGTCAAATTCCGGACACAGGTGCCTCCAAAACCCCGATGGGGAGCCAACATGCAGATGCTGCGACGGCACAACA GTCCCGCATTCGATTTCTGGACGGAGGACAGCGATTCGAACATCTGGGAGCACTGCGGCCTCTTCGAGGGCGACATAATGCTGCACCGAGAGCTCCTAAGGAATGGCCTGCTGAACGAGCGCCTCTCCTGGCCGGATGCGACTGTGCCCTTCTACATTGATCCCCAGGACTTTG ACGCCAACCAAACGATGGTGATACTGAAGGGCTTCAAGGAGTACCACGACAGGACCTGCATCCGTTTCCGGCCGTACGAGAAGGGCGACAAGCACTGGCTGATGATCAAGGGCAACTACTCCGGCTGCTGGTCGAGCGTCGGTCGGCGGCAGGGTGGTCAGGTGCTTAACCTCAACACCCCCAAGTGCGTCACCCACGGTGTGGTGGTGCACGAGCTGTTGCACGCCCTCGGTTTCTATCATCAGCAGAGCGCCACCGAGAGGGACGAGTACGTGAAGATCAACTGGGAGAATATACTGGATGGACATGCCCACAACTTCAACAAGTACGCCCGCACCCACATCACCAACTTCGGAGTGGAGTACGACTACCAGAGCGTGATGCACTACAGTTCCAGGGCGTTCAGCAAGAACGGCAAGGCCACCATCGAGCCATTG GACCCCTATGCATCGCTGGGACAGCGGCGCGGCCTCTCCGACAAGGATGTCTCCAAGCTGAACGAAATGTACGAACAGGACTGCAACAGCGAGGGTTTACTGCTCAACTTTGACCGATTTGGTAGCTATTTGGACGATCTGCTGGACTACTTCCAGGGCAACATTCAGGACCTTTTCGGGTAG
- the LOC116655038 gene encoding serine/threonine-protein kinase fused, producing the protein MDRYSVSSLVGQGSFGCVYKALRKADGKMVAIKVISKRGRSARELKNLRRECEIQARLKHPHVIEMIESLESKMDLYVITEFALMDLNRYLTYNGPMEEEPGRRVIGHLVSALYYLHANRILHRDLKPQNVLLDKNMHAKLCDFGLARNMTLGTHVLTSIKGTPLYMAPELLAEQPYDHQADLWSLGCIAYESLAGQPPFCASSIVTLITVIKHEDVKWPSTLSSECRSFLQGLLEKDPVQRTSWTQLLCHPFVEGRLFLADMHAEAAQESPFTNPDVKPPKPARSSAISRQEASDLHDALAALSFGGNLSTSRDSINPIVASDVEPLETDVEDNMKRVVIPFADVSLRDFPAVRAPLHHPMAQHSLLAHHPLIAQHQLAVQQPMMVQHQPLVNSHTCFVSGNSNMILNHMNDNFPSDFNAASLRGQVTVRPQIPSAVRQSRSKDLEKRKLSQNMDNFSLRLGQSVDTEAHRKATEMLTQEKLQQEKLQHEKQKNHSLKQSMHSGEEKLSSDNTPPLLPGWDSCDESQSPPIENDEWLAFLNRSVQEILDGELDSLKQHNLVSIIVAPLRNAKAIPRVLQSVAQLLSLPFVLADPLLIVDLEIIRNVYVDVKLVPNLMYACKLLLSNRQLTDSAASGTHPAGSLSRTLRSIPELSEEELETASSLYELVCHLVHLQQAFLSQFCDAVAILSANELFLNFLTYDFRQADSDSASVRLAGCILALLGCVLRELPENAELVERIVFSPRLRFATLLQSRHHLLRQRACQLLRLLARFSLRGVQRIWGVELRQALQELADNYNYPALRIEAAQTIDEISQFSFFVT; encoded by the exons ATGGACCGCTACTCGGTGAGCTCGCTGGTGGGCCAAGGCTCCTTCGGCTGCGTCTACAAGGCGCTGCGCAAAGCGGATGGCAAAATGGTGGCCATCAAGGTCATCTCTAAGCGGGGACGCTCCGCTAGGGAGCTGAAGAATCTGCGACGCGAATGCGAAATCCAAGCCAGATTGAAGCACCCCCATGTCATCGAGATGATAGAGTCCCTGGAGTCCAAGATGGATCTCTACGTGATCACCGAGTTTGCCCTGATGGACCTGAACAGGTACCTGACCTACAACGGTCCCATGGAAGAGGAGCCGGGCCGGCGCGTCATAGGGCATCTGGTGTCTGCCTTGTATTACCTGCACGCCAATCGCATCCTCCACCGGGATCTGAAGCCACAGAATGTGCTGCTGGACAAGAACATGCACGCCAAGCTCTGTGATTTCGGTTTGGCGCGGAACATGACTCTGGGCACCCATGTTCTCACCTCCATCAAGGGCACCCCTTTGTACATGGCGCCCGAGTTGCTGGCCGAGCAGCCGTACGATCACCAGGCGGACCTGTGGTCCCTGGGCTGCATTGCCTACGAGAGTCTGGCCGGGCAGCCACCGTTCTGCGCCAGTTCCATTGTCACTCTGATCACGGTGATCAAGCACGAGGACGTCAAGTGGCCCAGCACGCTGAGCAGCGAGTGCCGCTCGTTCCTGCAGGGCCTGCTGGAGAAGGATCCTGTCCAAAGGACTTCATGGACACAACTGTTGTGTCATCCCTTCGTCGAGGGGCGTCTCTTTCTGGCCGACATGCATGCCGAGGCTGCCCAGGAGTCGCCCTTCACCAATCCCGATGTCAAGCCCCCTAAGCCGGCCAGATCCTCGGCAATCTCCCGGCAGGAAGCATCCGATTTGCACGACGCCCTGGCTGCTTTGAGTTTTGGCGGAAATCTGAGCACCTCGCGCGACAGCATCAACCCCATTGTGGCCAGCGATGTGGAGCCGCTGGAGACGGATGTGGAGGACAATATGAAGCGTGTGGTCATACCCTTTGCAGATGTCTCGCTGCGGGACTTCCCAGCCGTCAGGGCCCCCTTGCACCACCCGATGGCGCAGCATTCGCTGCTGGCGCATCACCCTCTGATAGCGCAACACCAGCTGGCGGTGCAGCAGCCCATGATGGTGCAACATCAGCCTCTGGTCAACTCGCACACTTGCTTCGTTAGCGGAAACTCGAACATGATACTCAACCACATGAACGACAACTTCCCTAGCGACTTCAATGCGGCGTCGCTGCGCGGCCAGGTGACCGTCAGGCCGCAGATTCCCTCAGCCGTGCGCCAGTCGCGCAGCAAGGACCTGGAGAAGCGTAAGCTGAGCCAGAACATGGACAACTTTTCGCTGCGACTGGGACAGAGCGTGGACACCGAGGCACACCGCAAAGCCACTGAGATGCTGACCCAGGAGAAGCTCCAGCAAGAGAAGCTACAGCACGAGAAGCAGAAGAACCACAGCCTGAAACAGTCCATGCACTCGGGCGAGGAGAAGCTGAGCAGCGA CAATACACCCCCATTGCTGCCCGGCTGGGACAGCTGCGACGAGTCCCAGAGTCCGCCCATCGAGAACGACGAGTGGCTGGCCTTCCTCAATCGCTCCGTGCAGGAAATCCTCGATGGGGAACTGGACTCCCTCAAGCAGCACAACCTAGTGAGCATCATTGTGGCGCCACTGCGCAACGCCAAGGCCATCCCTCGGGTGCTGCAGAGTGTGGCCCAACTGCTCTCCCTGCCCTTCGTGCTGGCGGATCCCCTGCTCATTGTCGATCTGGAAATCATCCGCAATGTCTATGTGGACGTGAAGCTGGTGCCCAATCTGATGTACGCTTGCAAGCTGCTGCTCTCTAACCGCCAGCTGACAGACTCCGCCGCCTCCGGCACCCACCCGGCTGGCTCGCTGAGCCGCACACTGCGCAGCATTCCGGAACTCTcggaggaggagctggaaACGGCCAGCAGCTTGTACGAACTGGTCTGCCATTTGGTGCATCTGCAGCAGGCATTCCTCAGCCAGTTCTGCGACGCCGTGGCCATTCTGTCGGCCAACGAGCTCTTCCTTAACTTCCTCACCTACGATTTCAGGCAGGCGGACTCGGACTCGGCCTCCGTCCGGTTGGCTGGCTGCATCCTGGCCCTGCTGGGCTGTGTGCTGCGCGAGTTGCCCGAGAACGCCGAACTGGTGGAACGCATCGTCTTCAGCCCGCGTCTGCGCTTCGCCACGCTCCTGCAGAGTCGCCACCACCTGTTGCGCCAGCGCGCCTGCCAACTGCTCCGCCTCCTGGCCCGCTTCAGTCTGCGCGGTGTGCAGCGTATTTGGGGCGTGGAGCTGCGACAGGCGCTGCAGGAACTGGCCGACAACTACAACTATCCGGCACTGCGCATTGAGGCCGCCCAGACCATCGACGAGATCAGccagtttagtttttttgttaCCTAG
- the LOC6505062 gene encoding C-mannosyltransferase dpy-19 homolog — protein MRQPNLYVILSHALIGSGFFFLYVLHVRVIFETRTNIQQLNQLEREALLRREDALYFAFYKRLAESPNFWHGYEQLKNVTDIEYPHSVNVLQRFYVLPELVTAYFFHIVRTGFNPMVQPMQFYLEFVWLMGGVTLLVLYLYGTLLSENVFGGIYGVISYLMFHSFVAKIYERPLARENFAFPFIFLQMFYLCICIGRIIHRQRHTSRLFMIFAMAVFTACAMLSWQFSTIIFTTQIIIVMTSWNLSALPTGLANSFAFDYSLSHILAHALAFILSHGNNQLLFTWQLSVSFSLFLITVVRHVRQVRSRRQGHHDPLQGDYFSLKFILLALLFASSMQGKMLELLCRAGVLSVADGPHTHYSELWAHWALQIEVGFVTNLSACNPLYARVAWPELWQLVKTLIVKPYCMYGVVMLAMFFRRWRKSGAPVSAISEEQRERARNYVLEDFLEEHRVSMGDMSNKQTEARLQQCFRLLDSCDHDYERYKRTQARLRQEPPAARDNFMQDIRRLKEQIHRNSDKQRKERAQETKEAGGGDVPDPMPTEKEEMFREDDIEKEDLASETLPSMSRSEDEQNNDEQPDPDEKEQPMPSSNERRPKRSSSARRSSVVPTANAQILSLHYVYSFIQMLVFTVVGLAVRKLFFLSFTQGCVIAPTICSKVWYHRQRNIFWSVSLAVFLLSMFDPGMVNIREEYFPTRYSQSPDDLDSMLEWIKLNTERDAVFAGPVEIIGTVHLTTKRPIVNHAHLDMRQMAERTEHVYSIYSRQQSSDIYNQCARLKIQYLIISLDECKNEVRDDCDVLAIWDEKQPAYRKYPQFCHELLHKNVPSFLKVYANDHYGIIKMFSQSVQINLKHNKMPEMSI, from the exons ATGCGCCAGCCCAATTTGTATGTGATCCTGTCGCACGCGCTTATCG GTTCCGGCTTCTTCTTTCTGTATGTGCTACATGTCCGGGTGATATTCGAGACGCGCACAAATATCCAGCAATTAAATCAACTGGAACGTGAGGCCCTGCTGCGGCGTGAGGATGCTTTGTATTTTGCTTTCTACAAGCGGCTGGCCGAAAGCCCAAATTTTTGGCATGGATACGAGCAGCTTAAGAACGTCACGGACATCGAGTATCCGCACAGTGTGAATGTACTGCAGCGCTTCTATGTGCTGCCGGAATTGGTTACGGC ATACTTCTTCCATATAGTGCGCACCGGCTTCAATCCGATGGTGCAGCCCATGCAGTTCTACCTGGAGTTCGTGTGGCTCATGGGCGGTGTCACTTTGCTGGTGTTGTATCTCTACGGGACACTGCTAAGCGAAAATGTTTTCGGGGGAATATACGGTGTGATCTCGTATCTCATGTTCCACAGCTTTGTGGCCAAGATATATGAACGTCCGCTGGCCAGAGAGAACTTTGCCTTCCCGTTCATATTCCTGCAGATGTTCTACCTGTGCATTTGTATTGGACGCATCATACACCGCCAACGGCATACGTCGCGATTGTTTATG ATCTTTGCTATGGCCGTGTTCACCGCCTGCGCCATGCTCTCCTGGCAGTTCTCCACTATCATTTTCACCACCcagattattattgttatgaCTTCGTGGAACCTGAGCGCCTTGCCCACCGGCCTGGCCAATTCCTTTGCCTTTGACTACTCCCTCTCGCACATACTGGCCCATGCCCTGGCCTTTATCCTGTCGCACGGCAACAACCAGCTGCTCTTCACCTGGCAACTGAGTGTCTCCTTTTCCCTCTTCCTCATCACGGTGGTGCGTCATGTGCGCCAAGTGCGCAGTCGTCGGCAGGGCCACCACGATCCTCTACAGGGCGACTACTTCTCCCTGAAGTTCATCCTGTTGGCCTTGCTCTTTGCCAGCAGCATGCAGGGCAAAATGCTGGAGCTGCTCTGCCGCGCCGGAGTGCTCAGTGTGGCGGATGGACCGCATACCCATTACAGCGAATTGTGGGCTCACTGGGCCCTCCAGATCGAGGTGGGCTTCGTCACCAACCTATCCGCCTGCAATCCACTGTACGCCCGCGTGGCCTGGCCGGAATTGTGGCAGCTGGTGAAGACGCTCATTGTGAAGCCCTACTGCATGTATGGCGTGGTGATGCTGGCCATGTTCTTCCGCCGTTGGCGCAAGAGTGGAGCTCCCGTTAGCGCCATCAGCGAGGAGCAGCGTGAACGTGCTAGGAATTATGTCCTGGAGGATTTCCTCGAAGAGCATCGCGTCTCCATGGGCGATATGTCCAATAAGCAGACAGAGGCCCGACTGCAGCAGTGCTTCCGACTGCTCGACAGCTGCGACCACGACTACGAGCGGTATAAGCGCACCCAGGCACGACTGCGCCAGGAGCCGCCTGCGGCCAGGGACAACTTTATGCAGGATATCCGGCGGCTGAAGGAGCAGATCCATCGTAACAGCGACAAGCAGCGCAAGGAACGCGCCCAGGAAACCAAAGAGGCGGGTGGCGGAGATGTACCTGACCCAATGCCCACCGAGAAGGAGGAAATGTTCCGCGAGGATGATATAGAAAAGGAGGACCTGGCCTCCGAAACTCTACCGTCCATGTCCCGCAGCGAAGATGAACAAAATAATGATGAGCAACCGGATCCGGATGAGAAGGAACAGCCCATGCCGAGCAGTAATGAGCGGCGGCCGAAGCGTAGCTCCTCCGCCCGACGCAGTTCCGTAGTGCCCACGGCGAATGCCCAAATCCTTAGCCTGCACTACGTCTACAGCTTCATACAGATGCTCGTCTTCACCGTGGTGGGACTGGCGGTGCGCAAACTGTTCTTCCTGAGCTTCACCCAGGGCTGCGTCATAGCGCCCACCATCTGCTCGAAGGTGTGGTACCATCGCCAGCGCAACATCTTCTGGTCTGTCTCGCTGGCCGTCTTCCTCCTCAGCATGTTTGATCCAGGAATGGTG AACATCCGCGAGGAATACTTCCCCACCAGATACTCCCAAAGCCCTGATGACTTGGACAGCATGCTGGAATGGATCAAGCTGAATACGGAGCGGGATGCAGTCTTTGCCGGTCCCGTGGAGATTATCGGCACGGTGCACCTGACCACCAAGCGGCCCATTGTGAATCATGCCCACCTGGATATGCGTCAAATGGC GGAACGGACCGAGCACGTGTATTCCATTTACAGTCGCCAGCAATCGTCGGATATCTACAATCAGTGTGCTCGACTGAAGATCCAGTACTTGATCATATCGCTGGATGAGTGCAAGAACGAAGTGCG GGACGACTGCGATGTGCTGGCCATCTGGGATGAGAAGCAGCCCGCTTACCGAAAATATCCACAATTCTGTCACGAGCTGCTCCACAAGAACGTTCCCAGTTTCCTGAAAGTATACGCCAACGATCACTACGGTATCATCAAGATGTTCTCCCAGAGCGTCCAAATCAATCTGAAGCACAACAAGATGCCAGAGATGTCCATCTAG
- the LOC6505063 gene encoding inhibitor of growth protein 3, with amino-acid sequence MLYLEDYLEMIEHLPQELRDRFTEMRELDLAVQNNMDSLDKKAHLFFKQCKRDELQHESMDTEFHSLRGEYFKVMEDADEKVAIATQIHELVERYLRRLDSELFKFKCELEADNNGITEILERRSLELDGNSTAATALLMSMNQKENRYYGASTANSLVNNVSGSSSSGAGSGSMGISSGSGGGSGSTISGNALSSLSAAQLSASQRHRKLEKRRETICTVPVQEKRANLNHSLPAVASGSNSGSTSNVGAAVPTAVAAGLATVSPAQTQAQASNHITTTHLTLPVAVGVSVGVAAAGTNLTTASLAGTTGSVVRQLPANLAHTVLSAGGGGAATTAGAGGATVTPLATAGGSHGHGGHATPTATVTYLQQLGGGASATSAIAAAASQAIVATKQMQQGRRTASLNASYEASMKANYEATLHGAGGTTAELWSQAGQGGLQTAGGATATVAGGATLTTAVAASGGSGSHHSHHSQTHHSSHGHGHGHGHGHGHGHHHSTSSHGSHHQEKNHKKKKITTTQLAIPSTLAVQALGGSSSGNSIASSTSSMSVESVEMLNSAAAAAAANSSLGGNALAHGSLTLGAGGTGTLTGAGSNAAGGAGTGVGGGGAAGAGTGGIGVPGSGVTTISHPTGSSMNPGSSLTIGENGLVVEQSNEGEWSYDPNEPRYCTCNQVSYGDMVACDNDACPYEWFHYPCVGITQPPKGKWYCPKCTASMRRRGNRKN; translated from the exons ATGCTTTACCTTGAGGACTATTTGGAAATGATCGAGCACCTGCCCCAGGAGCTGCGCGATCGTTTTACGGAGATGCGCGAACTTGATCTAGCCGTGCAAA ACAACATGGACTCACTGGACAAGAAGGCACATCTGTTCTTTAAGCAGTGCAAGCGTGACGAACTGCAGCACGAGTCCATGGACACGGAGTTCCACAGTCTCCGCGGCGAGTACTTTAAAGTGATGGAAGATGCTGACGAGAAGGTGGCCATTGCCACTCAGATCCACGAGCTGGTGGAGCGCTACCTTCGCCGCCTGGACAGCGAGCTATTTAAGTTCAAGTGCGAGCTCGAGGCGGACAACAACGGCATCACCGAGATTCTCGAACGTCGCTCCTTGGAGCTTGACGGCAACTCAACGGCGGCCACTGCCCTGCTGATGAGCATGAACCAAAAGGAGAACCGATACTATGGAGCCAGTACGGCCAACAGCCTGGTCAACAATGTATCCGGCTCTTCCAGTTCAGGTGCAGGCTCCGGTTCCATGGGCATTTCCAGCGGTTCCGGCGGTGGATCAGGTAGCACTATCTCGGGCAACGCCCTCTCCAGCCTCTCGGCTGCACAACTCAGTGCCAGCCAACGTCACCGGAAGCTGGAGAAGCGTCGCGAAACTATCTGCACTGTTCCCGTCCAGGAGAAGCGAGCCAATCTCAATCACTCTCTGCCTGCAGTGGCCTCCGGCTCCAACTCTGGTTCCACCAGCAACGTGGGAGCCGCGGTTCCTACAGCCGTTGCCGCCGGCCTGGCCACTGTCTCACCTGCTCAAACACAAGCCCAAGCAAGCAACCACATAACCACCACACATCTCACACTGCCGGTGGCGGTTGGTGTAAGTGTGGGTGTGGCTGCTGCGGGAACCAACCTTACAACTGCCTCCCTGGCTGGAACTACAGGCTCGGTGGTCCGTCAATTGCCCGCGAACTTGGCGCACACGGTTCTcagtgctggaggaggtggcgcggcaacaacagctggagctggaggagctACAGTGACACCATTGGCCACGGCTGGAGGCTCCCATGGACACGGAGGCCATGCGACTCCCACAGCCACAGTAACGTATCTGCAGCAGCTGGGCGGAGGTGCCTCAGCTACCAGTGCCATAGCAGCGGCGGCCAGTCAGGCCATTGTGGCCACCAAGCAGATGCAGCAGGGCCGGAGAACGGCGAGTCTGAATGCCAGCTACGAAGCCAGCATGAAAGCCAACTATGAGGCAACCCTGCACGGAGCAGGCGGCACCACGGCCGAGTTATGGTCGCAGGCGGGTCAGGGAGGCCTCCAGACTGCTGGCGGAGCAACTGCAACGGTGGCTGGAGGAGCAACTCTTACAACCGCCGTGGCTGCTTCAGGCGGCAGTGGCTCGCATCACTCCCACCACTCTCAAACGCACCACAGCAGCCATGGCCATGGCCATGGACACGGTCATGGGCACGGACATGGACACCATCACAGTACCAGCAGCCACGGCAGCCACCATCAGGAGAAGAACCACAAAAAGAAGAAGATTACCACAACACAGTTGGCTATACCCTCTACTTTGGCAGTGCAGGCGCTGGGCGGCTCTTCCTCGGGCAACTCCATAGCCTCTTCCACCTCTTCGATGAGCGTGGAGTCGGTGGAGATGCTCAActcggcggcggcggctgcaGCGGCCAACTCGAGTCTGGGCGGAAACGCCCTAGCGCACGGATCGCTGACACTGGGCGCTGGTGGAACGGGTACCCTGACCGGAGCTGGCTCCAATGCTGCCGGAGGTGCTGGAACTGGAGTCGGAGGTGGTGGCGCAGCCGGAGCAGGTACTGGAGGCATTGGTGTACCCGGCTCTGGGGTAACCACCATCAGCCATCCCACCGGCAGCTCCATGAATCCCGGCTCTAGCCTCACCATCGGCGAAAACGGACTCGTGGTGGAGCAGAGCAACGAGGGCGAGTGGTCCTATGATCCCAACGAGCCACGTTATTGCACCTGCAACCAGGTGTCCTATGGCGACATGGTTGCCTGCGACAATGACGCCTGTCCCTACGAATGGTTCCACTATCCCTGCGTGGGCATTACCCAGCCGCCGAAGGGCAAGTGGTACTGCCCCAAGTGCACCGCCTCGATGCGGCGTCGCGGAAATCGGAAGAACTGA
- the LOC6505064 gene encoding glucose-induced degradation protein 8-B homolog, giving the protein MSYNDKSEAISKEEWLARLEQFPFKQADMNRLIMNYLVTEGFKEAAEKFQHEADLEPSVELSSLDDRILIREAVQAGRIEEATQLVNQLHPELLGSDRYLFFHLQQLQLIELIRAGKVEEALAFAQSKLSESGEEAMFELERTLALLAFEKPQESPFADLLEQSYRQKIASELNSAILRCEHSEDSTPKMMFLLKVILWAQSTLDSRSINYPKMKNLETAHLDSK; this is encoded by the exons ATGAGCTACAACGACAAATCGGAGGCCATCAGCAAGGAGGAGTGGCTGGCGCGATTGGAGCAGTTTCCTTTCAAGCAGGCAGACATGAATCGCCTAATAATGAACTACTTGGTGACGG AGGGCTTTAAGGAGGCCGCCGAAAAGTTCCAGCATGAAGCAGATTTGGAACCCAGCGTGGAACTGAGTAGTCTGGACGACCGTATTCTCATCCGTGAGGCGGTCCAGGCGGGACGCATCGAGGAGGCCACCCAACTGGTGAACCAACTGCACCCGGAGCTGCTGGGCAGCGACCGGTACCTGTTCTTCCAcctgcagcagctgcagctaaTCGAGCTCATCCGCGCCGGCAAGGTGGAGGAGGCACTGGCCTTCGCCCAGAGCAAGCTGTCGGAGAGCGGGGAGGAGGCCATGTTCGAGCTGGAGCGAACACTGGCCCTGCTCGCCTTCGAGAAGCCACAGGAGAGCCCCTTTGCCGACCTGTTGGAGCAGTCGTATCGACAGAAGATCGCTAGTGAGCTGAACTCGGCCATACTGCGGTGCGAGCACAGCGAGGATTCGACTCCCAAGATGATGTTCCTGCTCAAGGTGATACTCTGGGCGCAGTCCACACTCGACAGCCGTTCGATCAACTATCCCAAGATGAAGAACCTGGAGACGGCGCATCTCGATTCAAAGTAA